The Deltaproteobacteria bacterium genome window below encodes:
- a CDS encoding AAA family ATPase: MKLVEVQITKFRNILDSELVQIQSDVTCLVGKNESGKTAFLHALYRLLPARGNVAFSVHDQYPAWLEKRDRLRGINLDDVRPVQATFQLDGADMAAVADALGKEILSSDKLHLERSYDGTLYHKVDIDESAAVRHLVDSLDLPDAQAERAGSVGSLAGLRELATELSGTADDEDAVNAGAVLASKIQEVYGTESVSKAVWDVLKPRVPKFFYFHEYSTLPYTVGIQRVLQGADKELTDGELTARSLLRMAAAADEYLLNPDYERRKRELENVANALTNDVLKYWSQNPELRVLPDIERATPQGQPGPDADELKIRIWDNRHQLSLPFEEHSSGFRWFFSFLAAFSEYEFAETPVVILLDEPALGLHARAQADFLRFIDERLSKRHQVIYTTHSSFMIQPGKLERVRMVEDKDRENGAKIWADIMSTDRDTLFPLQGALGYDLAQHLFIAPHNLVVEGTSDYTYLRVISDFFAEHGDREPLDERWSMVPVGGVDLVPTFVALLGQHLDITVVIDARRKGHQRLSQLAAQGYLAEKRIITIGQVLGKRSADIEDLFSPGDYLGLYNKAFGTSHKVADLTGTDPIVHQLARLDGIDRFDHGKPADVLLRDRTSILPNFSKQTFDNFESLFRAVNKTLAQE, encoded by the coding sequence ATGAAATTAGTTGAAGTTCAGATTACCAAGTTTCGGAACATCCTAGACTCGGAATTGGTACAGATTCAGTCCGACGTCACGTGCCTCGTCGGTAAGAACGAGTCAGGGAAGACGGCGTTCCTCCACGCGCTCTATCGTCTGCTGCCCGCGCGAGGCAATGTCGCTTTCTCTGTGCATGACCAATATCCTGCCTGGTTGGAAAAGCGTGATCGGCTGCGCGGAATAAACCTCGACGATGTCCGGCCAGTTCAGGCGACGTTCCAGTTAGACGGGGCCGACATGGCTGCAGTCGCCGACGCGCTTGGTAAAGAAATTCTCTCCAGTGACAAACTCCACTTGGAAAGGAGCTACGACGGAACCCTGTACCACAAGGTGGATATTGATGAATCCGCCGCAGTTCGTCACTTGGTCGATAGCCTCGACCTTCCAGATGCGCAGGCGGAGCGCGCAGGCTCGGTCGGGAGCCTCGCTGGACTGCGTGAGCTTGCTACCGAACTGTCGGGGACGGCCGACGACGAAGACGCGGTCAATGCGGGCGCCGTCTTGGCCAGTAAGATCCAAGAAGTGTATGGCACCGAAAGTGTAAGCAAGGCCGTGTGGGACGTTCTGAAGCCTCGGGTGCCCAAGTTTTTCTATTTCCACGAGTACAGCACCCTGCCGTATACCGTGGGAATCCAGCGGGTTCTGCAGGGGGCGGACAAGGAGCTGACGGACGGTGAGCTGACCGCGCGCTCCCTGCTGCGGATGGCGGCCGCAGCCGACGAGTACCTGCTGAATCCGGATTACGAACGGCGCAAGCGCGAGTTAGAGAATGTCGCAAACGCGCTTACCAACGACGTACTTAAGTATTGGAGCCAAAATCCCGAGTTGCGAGTGCTGCCAGACATTGAAAGAGCCACTCCGCAAGGGCAGCCAGGCCCCGACGCCGACGAGTTAAAGATCCGGATATGGGACAACCGTCACCAACTATCGCTGCCGTTTGAGGAGCACTCCAGCGGTTTCCGATGGTTCTTCTCCTTCCTCGCTGCCTTTTCCGAGTACGAGTTCGCTGAAACGCCCGTGGTTATTCTGTTGGACGAGCCTGCCTTGGGGCTGCACGCGCGGGCCCAGGCGGACTTCCTACGCTTCATCGACGAACGCCTATCCAAACGGCATCAGGTTATCTACACAACGCATTCGTCGTTCATGATTCAACCGGGAAAGCTGGAGCGTGTGCGGATGGTAGAAGACAAAGACCGCGAAAATGGTGCGAAGATATGGGCGGACATCATGTCCACTGACCGGGACACGCTGTTCCCTCTCCAAGGTGCTCTCGGATACGACCTCGCACAGCACCTGTTTATCGCGCCCCACAATCTAGTCGTCGAGGGTACGTCGGACTACACGTACCTCCGAGTGATCTCGGATTTTTTCGCGGAACATGGTGATCGCGAACCGCTTGACGAGCGTTGGTCAATGGTACCTGTCGGTGGCGTGGACTTGGTTCCCACGTTTGTCGCATTGCTTGGGCAGCATCTCGACATCACCGTGGTCATAGATGCGCGCAGGAAGGGCCACCAGCGACTGTCTCAATTGGCGGCGCAGGGATATCTGGCCGAGAAACGCATCATCACCATCGGTCAGGTACTCGGGAAGCGCTCTGCGGACATTGAAGACCTCTTTTCGCCCGGCGACTACTTGGGTCTTTATAACAAAGCGTTTGGAACAAGTCACAAGGTAGCGGACCTGACAGGCACCGACCCTATCGTGCACCAACTTGCGCGGCTGGACGGCATTGATCGGTTCGACCACGGCAAGCCGGCTGACGTGCTGCTACGTGACCGGACCAGCATCCTGCCTAACTTTAGTAAGCAGACGTTCGACAACTTCGAATCGCTATTCAGGGCTGTCAACAAAACACTAGCCCAAGAGTAG
- a CDS encoding alkaline phosphatase family protein has translation MANQNPEQNRQGRGSFTVCCMGSIMASDDLERIEEAFESGILLRPSPTRRFHFVDLVRAIGLLRGVKGLGGGAAVERLGRMIGAADHHVLILVDGLGLPLLERLPGNSFLRSMEPLTLQAVFPSTTACAMTTLATGRWPGRHAVPGWWTYLEEKRISIVTVRLQGRFTGKPIEDLGLTLEDLFPIRSFWSSMEGGSLSLLPEKIAHTPFSRYVSGGAPTAGYRDIDHAMEIVKGAITGSPEPGLLFLYLPQLDALSHEKGPNHPKVPNLLQKIDTSLRSLQESIGNKARIIITADHGQCLVPGTRKFLLERLDPLLTLLHTHPTGESNVPIFHVLRGKEERFCKAFRNRFGKHFALLSPEETESLGLFGPEGISALMNRRLGTFIGIALGPAALCSWPPVKNGYYNEGIHGGLTPEEMLVPLVLA, from the coding sequence ATGGCGAATCAGAATCCCGAGCAGAACCGGCAGGGCCGTGGATCCTTTACTGTGTGCTGTATGGGGTCGATCATGGCATCGGATGACCTTGAAAGAATCGAGGAGGCATTTGAATCCGGAATCCTTTTAAGACCCTCCCCGACCCGTAGATTCCATTTCGTGGACCTGGTAAGGGCGATCGGGCTCCTAAGGGGAGTCAAAGGCCTCGGGGGCGGTGCCGCTGTGGAGCGACTCGGCCGGATGATAGGAGCGGCGGATCACCATGTGCTCATCCTGGTCGACGGACTCGGCCTTCCATTGCTTGAACGCCTCCCTGGGAACAGTTTCCTGAGGTCCATGGAGCCCCTTACCCTTCAGGCCGTTTTCCCTTCCACCACGGCCTGTGCCATGACGACCCTCGCCACCGGCAGGTGGCCCGGCCGCCATGCCGTTCCCGGCTGGTGGACATACCTCGAGGAGAAGAGGATCAGCATCGTCACGGTCCGGCTCCAGGGCCGCTTCACGGGCAAGCCCATTGAAGACCTCGGTCTCACCCTGGAGGATCTCTTTCCCATCCGGAGTTTCTGGTCCTCCATGGAGGGGGGATCCCTGAGCCTGTTGCCCGAAAAGATCGCCCATACCCCTTTCTCCCGCTACGTGAGCGGAGGCGCCCCTACCGCCGGGTACAGGGACATCGACCATGCCATGGAGATCGTAAAAGGGGCAATCACCGGGAGCCCGGAACCCGGACTCCTTTTCCTGTACCTCCCCCAACTCGATGCACTGTCCCACGAAAAAGGGCCGAATCACCCCAAGGTGCCGAACCTCCTCCAAAAAATCGATACGAGCCTCCGCTCCCTTCAAGAATCCATCGGAAACAAGGCGCGGATCATCATCACCGCGGATCACGGCCAGTGCCTGGTGCCCGGGACACGCAAATTTCTCCTTGAAAGGCTCGACCCGCTCCTCACCCTCCTTCACACCCATCCCACGGGGGAATCCAACGTGCCGATCTTCCATGTCCTGAGAGGAAAAGAGGAAAGGTTCTGCAAGGCCTTTCGCAATCGCTTCGGGAAACATTTCGCCCTTTTGAGCCCGGAAGAAACGGAATCCCTGGGCCTCTTCGGGCCCGAAGGAATCTCGGCCCTCATGAACCGAAGGTTGGGGACCTTCATCGGCATCGCCCTCGGTCCCGCCGCCCTCTGCTCCTGGCCCCCGGTGAAAAACGGGTATTACAACGAGGGCATTCACGGAGGACTCACCCCCGAGGAAATGCTGGTTCCCCTCGTTCTTGCATGA
- the nagZ gene encoding beta-N-acetylhexosaminidase — MGPGVSPVSLNRIGVAGRCAGKGESNMGTTLDLSELKQKIGQLFMIGIPGPRLDRDTDALIREYNIGGVILFSRNIQEPLQLTALCRDLQERALKYHGTPLFLAVDQEGGPVARLKEPFTVFPGNRAIGSGDYPERRADEFGRVTAREMRLVGLNMDLAPVVDVPEGEPERHLRGRTFGEDPERVARLGRIVIRALQKNGVMAVAKHFPGLGRAERDPHAELPRISQDLSEIRSVNLHPFRAAIKEGVCGIMTSHALYPALDPVCPATLSPSVLTGLLREEMEYDGLVLTDDLEMGAVARGWGVAEGAAEALEAGADILLVCKDQERAREGLELVCNRVLQGRLSNERLEISRRRIIRAKERFLSRWEPPSYSRVKQYFRLQGAGAG; from the coding sequence ATGGGACCTGGAGTGTCGCCGGTATCCCTGAACCGGATAGGGGTGGCTGGAAGATGTGCGGGAAAAGGAGAGAGCAATATGGGTACGACCCTGGACCTTTCGGAACTGAAACAAAAGATCGGTCAGCTTTTCATGATCGGGATTCCAGGACCCCGGCTTGACCGCGATACCGATGCACTTATACGAGAATACAACATCGGGGGCGTCATCCTTTTTTCACGGAATATCCAGGAGCCCCTGCAGTTGACCGCCCTTTGCCGCGATTTGCAGGAAAGGGCCCTGAAATACCACGGAACTCCCCTGTTCCTGGCCGTCGACCAGGAAGGCGGCCCTGTGGCCCGCCTGAAGGAACCATTCACCGTCTTTCCGGGGAATCGGGCGATCGGCTCCGGGGATTATCCCGAGAGGAGGGCCGATGAATTCGGCCGGGTCACGGCCCGGGAGATGAGGCTGGTGGGCCTCAACATGGATCTTGCACCGGTGGTGGACGTGCCGGAAGGAGAGCCGGAAAGACATCTTCGTGGAAGGACCTTCGGGGAGGACCCTGAAAGGGTGGCCCGGCTCGGCCGGATCGTCATCCGGGCCTTACAGAAAAACGGGGTCATGGCTGTTGCCAAGCATTTCCCGGGCCTGGGGAGAGCGGAGAGAGACCCCCACGCCGAACTCCCGCGAATCTCTCAGGACTTGAGCGAAATCAGATCGGTCAACCTCCATCCCTTCCGGGCGGCCATCAAAGAAGGGGTGTGCGGTATCATGACCTCCCACGCCCTTTATCCGGCCCTGGATCCCGTGTGCCCGGCGACCCTTTCCCCGTCCGTATTAACAGGGCTTTTGAGGGAAGAGATGGAGTATGACGGCCTGGTCCTGACCGATGACCTGGAGATGGGCGCCGTTGCGCGCGGTTGGGGGGTCGCGGAAGGGGCTGCGGAGGCCCTGGAGGCCGGTGCGGATATCCTCCTGGTCTGCAAGGACCAGGAACGGGCAAGGGAAGGCCTGGAGCTTGTGTGTAATCGTGTGCTCCAGGGCCGCTTATCCAATGAGCGGCTCGAAATCTCCCGCCGGAGGATCATCCGGGCCAAGGAACGGTTTCTCTCCCGCTGGGAACCTCCGTCTTATTCCCGGGTGAAGCAGTATTTCAGGCTCCAGGGGGCTGGAGCCGGTTGA
- a CDS encoding KamA family radical SAM protein, which translates to MKNFANYRNRLLKFLSPVPSIQAILTTEEDLETKRDKIRRALTDILVTSYEQDPNLPSLEWVLTHDAVEAWRNLCSKRNESLARFSFLGYLNDLLKNRPPKDLPRPEPGFFAEVDHLVRGIARNTGIYPQAVPAFLKYHGTRAAQLRSADLSRLAKSARLFMERYPSGLDPEVIRRRSRNKQRIMKYFGATDLEWNHWQWHTRHIIRNVETLSALVGLSNDQFEAVRMAKAEGIPFGITPYYLTLFDQRPGGDTDRAVRAQVIPSRHYVETMKIQRRSGDASMDFMLERDTSPIEAVTRRYPNIVILKPVLTCPQICVYCQRNWQIEDVYSPSAVTPPKVLERALRWIEKNREINEVLITGGDPLLLSNRKIESLLSRLARNPNIIRIRIGTRTPVTLPQRITEALVKAIDRYHIPGRREVVIVTHFEHPYEITPEAMEAVQRFRRHGIDVYNQLVYTFFNSRKFEAAALRQMLRLIGVTPYYTFNTKGKEETDDFRVPIARLLQEQKEEARILPGTVRTDKVVFNVPGLGKNYLDASQHHNVISILPDGRRVYEFHPWEKKLALVDTYVYTDVSIYDYLRKLKAAGEDVRDYRSIWYYY; encoded by the coding sequence ATGAAAAATTTTGCCAACTATAGAAATCGACTTTTGAAATTCCTTTCGCCCGTGCCGAGCATTCAGGCGATCCTGACCACCGAAGAGGACCTTGAGACCAAGAGGGACAAGATTCGAAGGGCCCTGACCGATATCCTTGTTACCAGCTACGAACAAGATCCCAACCTTCCATCCCTCGAGTGGGTCCTCACCCACGATGCGGTAGAGGCATGGCGTAACCTGTGTTCCAAACGAAACGAGTCCTTGGCCCGTTTCAGCTTCCTTGGATACCTGAACGATCTGCTGAAAAACCGGCCCCCGAAGGACCTTCCCCGGCCCGAACCCGGGTTTTTCGCCGAGGTGGACCACTTGGTGCGCGGCATCGCCCGCAACACGGGAATCTATCCGCAGGCCGTACCTGCCTTTCTCAAGTACCACGGCACCCGGGCGGCCCAATTGCGTTCGGCCGACCTCTCACGGCTGGCCAAGAGCGCCCGCCTTTTCATGGAACGCTATCCGAGCGGGCTGGATCCCGAGGTGATCCGCAGGCGAAGCCGAAACAAACAAAGAATCATGAAATATTTTGGGGCAACGGACCTGGAGTGGAATCACTGGCAATGGCATACCCGCCACATCATTCGAAACGTCGAGACCTTGAGCGCCCTGGTGGGACTGAGCAACGACCAGTTCGAGGCGGTACGGATGGCCAAGGCGGAAGGTATCCCTTTTGGAATCACCCCCTATTACCTGACCCTGTTCGACCAAAGGCCTGGCGGCGACACCGACCGCGCCGTCCGGGCCCAGGTCATCCCGAGCCGTCACTATGTCGAAACCATGAAGATACAGCGCCGGTCCGGCGATGCTTCCATGGATTTCATGCTCGAACGGGACACCTCGCCCATCGAGGCCGTCACCCGGCGTTATCCGAACATCGTGATCCTCAAGCCGGTCCTCACATGCCCTCAGATATGCGTTTATTGCCAGCGTAACTGGCAGATCGAGGACGTCTATTCGCCAAGCGCCGTCACTCCGCCCAAGGTCCTGGAGCGGGCCCTTCGGTGGATCGAAAAAAACCGGGAGATCAACGAGGTTCTGATCACAGGCGGCGATCCCCTGCTGCTTTCCAACCGCAAAATAGAAAGCCTGCTGAGTCGGCTCGCACGCAACCCTAACATCATCCGCATCCGGATCGGCACCCGCACCCCGGTAACCCTTCCCCAGCGCATCACCGAGGCGTTGGTCAAGGCCATCGACCGTTACCATATCCCCGGCCGGCGCGAGGTGGTCATCGTCACCCATTTCGAGCATCCTTACGAGATCACCCCCGAGGCCATGGAGGCGGTTCAAAGATTCCGGCGCCACGGCATCGATGTTTACAACCAGTTGGTATATACCTTCTTCAACTCCCGCAAGTTCGAGGCCGCGGCCTTACGCCAGATGTTACGGTTGATCGGGGTCACCCCCTATTACACCTTCAACACCAAGGGTAAAGAGGAGACCGACGACTTCCGGGTTCCCATCGCGCGGTTGCTCCAGGAGCAGAAGGAGGAGGCCCGTATTCTCCCCGGAACGGTCCGAACCGACAAGGTGGTCTTCAACGTACCGGGACTTGGGAAAAACTACCTGGACGCCTCCCAGCATCACAACGTGATCTCCATCCTGCCCGACGGGCGGCGTGTCTACGAGTTCCACCCCTGGGAAAAGAAACTCGCTCTGGTCGACACCTATGTTTATACCGACGTGTCGATCTATGATTACCTCAGGAAGCTGAAGGCCGCCGGAGAGGATGTCCGCGACTATCGTTCGATTTGGTACTATTACTAG
- a CDS encoding amidohydrolase family protein, with amino-acid sequence MKARRIGWVIALVLLMSLMGCRSDGTPPGQGRFTQTANQDAQTGGPSFIDAHNHLVGFNRPGKDYLTAARVALKKMDQLGILKMVIMPPPRVPDQPGSFDVSDLIPVVKRYPNRFACLGGGGTLNVMIHENKTRRTIGADTKRKFEKMALNILSRGAIGFGELSVEHFSLNWDHPYESAPADHPLFLMLADLAARHHVPLDIHMEAIPQDMPLPKRNLLLRSGRNPAMLHENLSAFERLLDHNREAKIIWAHVGWCNTGYRTPALCRKLLQKHPNLFMTIKLSPESVPATRILTKDQKSIKPAWLTLFQDYPDRFLIGTDQFYVPPGSRRIGPQKTSTTRQLMNLLPPGLARKIGIENPRHVLNLK; translated from the coding sequence ATGAAGGCGAGACGAATCGGATGGGTGATAGCCCTGGTCCTTCTTATGTCTCTGATGGGATGCCGCAGCGACGGTACCCCTCCAGGTCAAGGCCGGTTCACCCAAACGGCGAACCAGGATGCCCAGACAGGCGGGCCTTCCTTTATTGACGCTCACAATCATCTTGTCGGCTTTAACCGTCCCGGGAAGGACTACCTTACCGCAGCCCGCGTCGCCTTGAAAAAGATGGACCAACTCGGAATCCTGAAAATGGTCATCATGCCTCCGCCCCGGGTTCCTGATCAGCCGGGATCATTCGATGTATCTGACCTGATCCCGGTGGTCAAGAGATACCCGAACCGGTTTGCCTGTCTGGGGGGCGGCGGGACCCTGAACGTGATGATCCACGAAAACAAAACTCGAAGAACAATTGGCGCCGATACGAAGAGGAAGTTCGAGAAAATGGCCCTCAACATCCTCTCCCGGGGCGCCATCGGATTCGGAGAACTTTCCGTGGAACACTTCTCCTTAAACTGGGACCATCCTTACGAATCCGCACCGGCCGATCATCCACTCTTCCTGATGCTGGCCGATCTGGCGGCCAGGCACCATGTACCCTTAGATATCCACATGGAGGCGATCCCCCAAGACATGCCGCTTCCAAAAAGAAACCTATTGCTCCGTTCGGGGCGAAATCCGGCAATGCTCCATGAAAACCTGTCCGCTTTTGAAAGGCTGCTTGACCACAACCGGGAGGCCAAAATCATTTGGGCGCACGTCGGCTGGTGCAACACGGGATACCGGACCCCGGCCTTGTGCCGAAAGCTGCTCCAGAAACATCCCAATCTCTTCATGACTATCAAGCTCAGTCCTGAAAGCGTTCCAGCGACCCGCATCCTTACGAAAGACCAAAAATCGATCAAACCGGCTTGGCTTACCCTGTTTCAGGACTATCCCGACCGGTTCTTGATCGGTACGGACCAGTTCTATGTTCCGCCCGGCTCCAGAAGGATCGGCCCCCAGAAGACGAGTACCACGAGGCAGCTCATGAACCTGCTGCCGCCCGGCCTGGCTCGGAAGATCGGGATTGAAAACCCGAGACATGTCTTAAACCTGAAGTAA
- a CDS encoding (2Fe-2S)-binding protein, translating to MEKEKEERSGTINLVVNGTSYRLEIGDRKYQVAPSHTLAETLRETLGLTGTKVGCDQGGCGSCTVLMDGEPVLSCMMLTVECDGKRITTIEGLEDRRTGELDPLQQAFIDHTAFQCGFCTPGIIMASKSLLEKNPSPRVEEIKEALSGHYCRCISHYHVVEAVVEASRKGRD from the coding sequence ATGGAAAAGGAGAAAGAGGAAAGGTCGGGTACCATCAACCTTGTCGTAAACGGAACCTCCTACCGACTGGAAATCGGGGACCGGAAATACCAGGTAGCTCCTTCCCACACCCTGGCTGAAACCCTCAGGGAGACCCTCGGCCTTACGGGCACCAAGGTGGGTTGTGACCAGGGGGGCTGCGGTTCCTGCACGGTTCTCATGGACGGAGAACCCGTACTCTCCTGCATGATGCTTACCGTGGAATGCGACGGCAAGCGCATCACGACGATCGAGGGCCTCGAGGACCGGCGTACGGGCGAGCTGGACCCGCTCCAACAGGCCTTCATCGATCATACAGCATTTCAGTGCGGATTCTGCACTCCGGGGATCATCATGGCCTCGAAGTCATTGCTGGAAAAGAACCCTTCTCCCCGGGTGGAGGAGATCAAGGAGGCCCTTTCGGGGCACTACTGCAGGTGTATCAGTCACTACCACGTGGTAGAGGCGGTGGTGGAGGCCTCCAGGAAGGGGAGGGACTAG
- a CDS encoding xanthine dehydrogenase family protein molybdopterin-binding subunit, with the protein MPRKDALEIVTGRAKYIDDLRMPGMLHGRVLRSPYPHAEIRRIETAEAEKLPGVEAVLTHENAPDWKAGMPRHMPVLDRKVRFVGDAVALVAAETGEIAREALDLIRVEYASLDPVYDVEEAVGEEAPLVHEDFPRNLVPPFHAFGPKTIREVVAGDVEKGFKEADFVVQGTYRYESIPNPLPIEPPGVIAEWEDDDRLVVWSGTQSASWHRFIMQSKMGFPDIRAINTQCGGSFGSKNYAPLPLFYAAALAKVTGRPVKVCYDKEEHFGAFVLRLGSRFRGKIGIKRDGTVTAVSGEWFVDTGAFSDMAQAQVAVGCGEAQLMLKCRNWDLKTKLVCTNRSASGVVRGFGGQELESALYPLLLEAMEKAAIDPVEFFKKNFVKPGEGYVWREGNYWICRGKDYSEALEKGAVAFGWREKWKGWLQPTEVRGPLRKGVGVGVHGNADVGEDESEAYVRLNPDATATIHVNISESGMGQRSSLCKMAAEVLQLPLEKVSITPADTLVNPFDFGLVGSRGTYAVGSAVIQAAEEARRKLLELAASRLGTAPEDLDTKDGRIYPLGRPKEGISWSRAMGLMQTCVGFGRFEPDYSVPNFLALFVEVEVDTETGKVNLRRVLGATDVGQIIDPRSLEGQLYGSLGSAGIDTALFEESILDRRNGRILNINMMDYKWRTFLELPEFRNVILETPFPTHRFKAVGVGEIATSPGPGAVLMALSNALGVRVTEYPMTPDRILEALEKKGGR; encoded by the coding sequence ATGCCGCGCAAAGACGCCCTTGAGATCGTTACGGGAAGGGCAAAGTACATCGATGACTTGAGAATGCCGGGCATGCTTCACGGGAGGGTGCTCAGAAGCCCTTATCCCCACGCGGAGATCCGCAGGATCGAGACGGCCGAGGCGGAGAAGCTGCCGGGTGTCGAGGCGGTTTTGACCCACGAGAACGCGCCCGACTGGAAAGCGGGAATGCCGCGCCACATGCCTGTTCTCGATCGCAAGGTGCGATTCGTCGGAGACGCGGTAGCCTTAGTGGCCGCGGAGACCGGGGAGATCGCAAGGGAGGCCCTGGACTTGATCCGGGTGGAATACGCCTCGCTCGATCCGGTTTATGATGTGGAGGAGGCCGTCGGGGAGGAGGCACCGCTCGTCCATGAGGATTTTCCCCGAAATCTGGTCCCGCCCTTTCATGCATTTGGACCGAAGACCATCAGGGAAGTTGTGGCAGGGGATGTGGAAAAGGGATTCAAGGAGGCCGATTTCGTCGTCCAGGGGACGTATCGATATGAAAGTATACCCAATCCCTTGCCTATCGAACCGCCCGGCGTAATTGCCGAATGGGAGGACGATGATCGGCTCGTGGTCTGGTCGGGAACCCAGAGCGCCTCCTGGCACCGCTTTATCATGCAGTCCAAGATGGGTTTTCCCGACATACGCGCCATCAATACCCAGTGCGGAGGGAGTTTCGGTTCAAAGAATTACGCTCCGCTCCCTCTATTTTACGCGGCCGCCCTTGCCAAGGTTACGGGGCGGCCGGTAAAGGTGTGTTACGACAAGGAAGAACATTTCGGCGCCTTCGTCCTGAGGCTGGGATCCAGGTTCCGCGGAAAGATCGGGATCAAGAGAGACGGGACGGTAACGGCCGTATCGGGGGAATGGTTCGTGGATACCGGAGCGTTTTCTGACATGGCCCAGGCGCAGGTAGCGGTGGGTTGCGGCGAGGCTCAACTGATGCTTAAGTGCCGAAATTGGGACCTGAAGACCAAGCTGGTCTGCACCAATCGAAGCGCCTCCGGGGTCGTCCGCGGATTCGGGGGCCAGGAGTTGGAATCCGCACTATATCCGCTCCTTTTAGAAGCCATGGAGAAGGCCGCCATCGATCCGGTCGAATTTTTCAAGAAGAACTTCGTGAAACCGGGCGAGGGATACGTCTGGCGGGAAGGCAATTACTGGATCTGCCGGGGAAAGGACTATTCTGAGGCCCTGGAGAAGGGTGCCGTGGCCTTTGGATGGCGGGAAAAGTGGAAGGGATGGCTTCAGCCGACCGAAGTGCGGGGGCCCCTGCGTAAGGGCGTGGGTGTGGGGGTCCATGGAAATGCCGACGTGGGGGAAGACGAGTCCGAGGCCTACGTGAGGCTGAACCCGGATGCCACGGCTACCATCCACGTAAACATTTCGGAATCGGGAATGGGCCAGAGAAGTAGTCTTTGCAAGATGGCCGCCGAGGTGCTTCAGCTTCCCCTTGAGAAGGTCTCCATCACCCCCGCCGATACCCTGGTCAATCCCTTCGATTTCGGGCTGGTGGGCTCGCGGGGGACCTATGCCGTGGGGTCTGCGGTGATCCAGGCCGCGGAGGAGGCGAGACGGAAACTGCTTGAACTGGCCGCTTCCCGGCTGGGGACGGCCCCTGAGGACCTGGACACCAAGGACGGCAGGATCTACCCCCTGGGGAGACCGAAGGAAGGTATCTCCTGGAGCAGGGCCATGGGCCTCATGCAGACATGCGTGGGCTTCGGGCGATTCGAACCTGACTATTCCGTCCCCAATTTCCTGGCCCTGTTCGTGGAAGTGGAAGTAGACACCGAAACCGGAAAGGTGAACCTCCGGCGGGTCCTCGGGGCAACGGATGTGGGGCAGATCATCGATCCCCGCTCTCTGGAGGGACAACTATACGGGTCCCTGGGCTCAGCGGGAATCGACACGGCCCTGTTCGAGGAATCGATCCTCGACAGGCGGAACGGCCGCATCCTGAACATCAACATGATGGATTACAAGTGGCGCACCTTTCTCGAATTGCCGGAATTCCGGAACGTGATCCTGGAGACTCCTTTCCCGACACACCGGTTCAAGGCCGTCGGGGTCGGAGAGATAGCCACGTCCCCGGGACCCGGGGCCGTTCTCATGGCCCTTTCCAACGCCTTGGGTGTGAGGGTCACGGAGTACCCCATGACGCCCGACAGGATCCTTGAGGCCCTGGAAAAGAAAGGGGGGAGGTAA